A genomic region of Macaca thibetana thibetana isolate TM-01 chromosome 14, ASM2454274v1, whole genome shotgun sequence contains the following coding sequences:
- the LOC126935166 gene encoding olfactory receptor 2AT4-like, with protein METITCNGSGDSSTIFYLMGIPSLPKCLFLPIFFVFFLLYMLILMGNALILVAVVAKPSLHKPMYFFLINLSTLDILVTTTTVPKMLSLFLLGDRFLSFPACFLQMYLFHSFSCSEAFILVVMAYDRYVAICRPLHYPVLMTPQTNAVLATSAWLTALLLPIPAVVRTSQMAFDSIAHIYHCFCDHLAVVQASCSDTTPQTLMGFCIAMVVSFLPLLLVLLSYVHILTSVLRINSQEGCSKAFYTCSSHLLVVGTYYSSIALAYVAYRADLPLDFHIMGNVVFAILTPVLNPLIYTLRNKDVKAAITKIACPQ; from the coding sequence ATGGAAACAATCACCTGTAATGGATCAGGGGACTCCTCAACCATCTTCTACCTTATGGGCATCCCCTCTCTGCCAAAATGCCTCTTCCTtcctattttctttgtctttttcctcctctACATGCTCATCCTGATGGGTAATGCCTTGATCCTGGTGGCTGTGGTGGCAAAGCCCAGCCTCCACAAGCCCATGTACTTCTTCCTAATCAACCTCTCCACCTTGGACATTCTTGTCACCACAACAACTGTCCCCAAGATGCTGTCCCTATTCTTGCTTGGGGACCGCTTCCTCAGCTTCCCTGCCTGCTTCCTGCAGATGTACCTGTTCCACAGCTTCTCCTGCTCAGAAGCCTTCATCCTGGTGGTCATGGCCTATGACCGCTATGTGGCTATCTGCCGCCCACTGCACTACCCTGTCCTCATGACCCCACAGACCAACGCTGTCTTGGCAACCAGTGCCTGGCTCACTGCCCTCCTCCTGCCCATCCCAGCAGTAGTAAGGACCTCCCAGATGGCATTTGACAGCATTGCCCACATCTACCACTGCTTCTGTGACCACTTGGCTGTGGTCCAGGCCTCCTGCTCTGACACTACCCCCCAGACCCTCATGGGCTTCTGCATCGCCATGGTGGTGtccttcctcccccttctcctggtGCTTCTCTCCTATGTCCACATCTTGACCTCGGTGCTTCGCATCAACTCCCAAGAAGGATGCTCCAAAGCCTTCTACACCTGCAGCTCCCACctcctggtggtgggcacctactACTCATCCATTGCCTTAGCCTATGTGGCCTACAGGGCTGACCTGCCCCTCGACTTCCACATCATGGGCAATGTGGTATTTGCCATTCTCACACCCGTTCTCAACCCTCTCATCTACACACTGAGGAACAAGGATGTCAAAGCAGCCATCACCAAGATTGCATGTCCCCAGTAG